The Pyrodictium delaneyi genome contains a region encoding:
- a CDS encoding argininosuccinate synthase — translation MKVVLAYSGGLDTSAILALLREQGHEVITVTVSVGQEEELEGVEEKAYKLGASKHYTINAVEEFAEKYISMAIKANGLYEDKYPLGTALARPLIAEKIAEVAKKEGADAVAHGCTSKGNDQVRFDTVLKYYLGDDIKIIAPVRELGLTRAQAAEILRRNGFQPPGLHKTYSIDENLWSRSIEGGPLDDPLAEPPEDAFAWTVAPEKAPDQPLYLEIGFEKGVPVSVNGERMNLVKIVSLLNKLVGAHGYGRIDHIENRVVGLKSREVYEAPAALTLIEAHKDLEKTVYTPRELRFKRILDQEWSDLVYQGLWIEPLRATIEKAIDELNRWVTGVVKVKVYKGSLRVVGRWSPYSSYSRETIDYNHGWYPSDEEARGFITIWSLHSLAAAKARGLRG, via the coding sequence TTGAAGGTCGTGCTTGCTTACTCGGGAGGTCTTGACACGTCGGCTATACTCGCGCTTCTCCGTGAGCAGGGCCATGAGGTAATCACAGTAACTGTCTCGGTTGGTCAAGAGGAGGAACTCGAGGGTGTCGAGGAGAAGGCCTACAAGCTAGGCGCCTCGAAGCACTACACGATAAACGCTGTAGAGGAGTTCGCTGAGAAATACATATCAATGGCTATTAAGGCTAACGGGCTCTACGAAGACAAGTATCCTCTCGGTACAGCCCTTGCCCGCCCCCTCATAGCTGAGAAGATTGCAGAGGTAGCCAAGAAGGAGGGCGCGGACGCTGTAGCCCACGGTTGTACCTCTAAGGGCAACGACCAGGTAAGGTTCGACACAGTCCTCAAGTACTATCTTGGCGATGACATCAAGATTATCGCGCCGGTCCGCGAGCTCGGGCTCACTCGTGCCCAGGCGGCCGAGATACTGAGGAGGAACGGGTTCCAGCCCCCAGGGCTCCACAAGACCTACAGCATCGACGAGAACTTGTGGAGCCGGAGTATTGAGGGAGGCCCCCTAGACGATCCCCTCGCAGAGCCTCCGGAGGATGCGTTCGCCTGGACGGTGGCGCCAGAGAAGGCCCCCGATCAGCCGCTCTACCTTGAGATAGGCTTCGAGAAGGGCGTACCAGTATCCGTCAACGGAGAGAGGATGAACCTAGTCAAGATAGTATCGCTACTCAACAAGCTAGTTGGCGCACATGGCTACGGCAGGATAGATCACATTGAGAACCGTGTCGTAGGGCTCAAGAGCAGGGAAGTATACGAGGCGCCTGCGGCGCTTACGCTCATAGAAGCCCACAAGGACCTCGAGAAGACAGTCTACACGCCCAGGGAGCTGAGGTTCAAGCGGATCCTAGACCAGGAGTGGAGCGACCTAGTTTACCAGGGCCTCTGGATAGAACCTCTACGGGCCACGATAGAGAAGGCTATCGACGAGCTAAACCGCTGGGTAACGGGAGTAGTCAAGGTCAAGGTGTACAAGGGCAGCCTCCGAGTGGTAGGCCGCTGGAGCCCCTACAGCAGCTACAGCCGCGAAACGATAGACTACAATCACGGCTGGTACCCGAGCGATGAGGAGGCCCGCGGATTCATAACGATATGGAGCCTTCACAGCCTCGCAGCGGCCAAGGCCCGCGGCCTCCGAGGCTAG
- a CDS encoding ACT domain-containing protein produces the protein MRYASRLRERGTQTPQRKLLEVLAKSALELRTGVTVATVKLHALPQLAEAAAELAGRTRLLFLMQSISSVTITVSSEYFDYIERRVGRENFIEIYPDQAVLVIVSPPAVVETNGFVAHITSILARNGININQIESVYTDTILVLSLDDALKAFQLLREAIEVAKRSLEEAQKKET, from the coding sequence GTGCGCTATGCGTCCCGGCTACGGGAGCGCGGCACACAGACACCCCAGAGAAAACTGCTAGAAGTACTAGCGAAGAGCGCTCTCGAGCTACGAACCGGCGTCACGGTGGCCACAGTCAAGCTCCACGCGTTACCCCAGCTGGCTGAGGCCGCTGCAGAGCTGGCTGGGCGGACACGGCTACTATTCCTCATGCAAAGCATCTCAAGCGTAACCATAACTGTTAGCAGCGAGTACTTCGACTACATAGAGCGGCGTGTGGGTCGCGAAAACTTCATAGAGATATATCCTGATCAAGCTGTGCTAGTGATAGTCAGCCCTCCAGCTGTGGTAGAGACCAACGGTTTTGTAGCACATATAACCAGCATACTCGCCAGGAACGGCATCAACATAAACCAGATAGAATCGGTGTACACTGACACCATACTCGTGCTCAGCCTAGACGACGCCCTAAAAGCCTTTCAGCTGCTACGCGAGGCGATAGAGGTCGCTAAGAGGAGCCTAGAAGAGGCACAGAAGAAGGAGACATAA
- the asd gene encoding aspartate-semialdehyde dehydrogenase produces the protein MADRLKAAVLGATGLVGQRFVYLLSRHPWFQLYAVTASERRVGKRYGETVEWYIDEPFPEEAAELEIRPTRADALRDVDLVFVALPKEVAGEIELELARMGKIVVSNANVFRMEPDVPLLNPEANWEHIRLVEEQRRRRGWSGAIMKVPNCTTAVLTLSLKPLLDRYGLKEVYMTSMQAISGAGFSGVPGYAITDNILPFIKGEEEKVVRESRKILGKLEGSEVKHADFRVVATTTRVPVLDGHLESVVAKLSKTPGSLEEVLETWDTWKSMPQELRLPTAPEKPVVVRREPNRPQPRLDRKTGRGMSVVVGRATLPFEGEPLLRYMVLGHNTLRGAAGTGVLIAELYYRLIEQVF, from the coding sequence GTGGCAGACCGGTTAAAGGCTGCAGTCCTCGGGGCTACAGGGCTCGTGGGCCAACGGTTCGTCTACCTTCTCTCCAGGCACCCATGGTTCCAGCTATACGCTGTCACGGCTAGCGAGAGGCGTGTCGGCAAACGTTACGGCGAGACAGTGGAGTGGTATATAGACGAGCCCTTCCCCGAGGAGGCTGCAGAGCTCGAGATAAGGCCCACCCGGGCCGACGCGCTCCGCGACGTAGACCTAGTCTTCGTGGCGTTGCCCAAGGAGGTCGCTGGCGAGATAGAACTAGAGCTAGCCAGGATGGGCAAGATAGTCGTGTCTAACGCTAACGTGTTCCGCATGGAGCCAGACGTGCCGCTGCTCAACCCTGAGGCTAACTGGGAGCACATACGGCTCGTAGAGGAGCAGCGCCGCCGTCGAGGCTGGAGCGGCGCCATAATGAAGGTGCCTAACTGTACAACAGCAGTGCTAACACTGAGCCTCAAGCCGCTCCTGGACCGCTACGGGTTAAAGGAGGTCTATATGACTAGTATGCAGGCGATAAGCGGCGCCGGGTTCAGCGGTGTGCCGGGCTACGCAATCACGGACAACATACTGCCATTCATAAAGGGTGAGGAGGAGAAGGTAGTACGCGAGAGCCGCAAAATACTCGGCAAGCTCGAGGGCAGCGAGGTGAAGCACGCAGACTTCCGCGTAGTAGCGACCACGACCCGAGTACCCGTGCTAGACGGCCACCTAGAGAGTGTCGTAGCCAAGCTCTCCAAGACACCCGGGAGCCTAGAGGAGGTACTAGAGACTTGGGACACGTGGAAGAGTATGCCCCAGGAGCTACGCCTCCCAACAGCCCCCGAGAAGCCAGTAGTAGTACGCCGGGAGCCTAACCGGCCGCAGCCGAGGCTCGACCGCAAGACTGGCCGCGGCATGAGCGTAGTCGTAGGCAGAGCAACGCTGCCCTTTGAGGGCGAGCCGCTACTGAGGTACATGGTGCTGGGTCACAACACGCTACGAGGCGCAGCTGGAACCGGTGTACTGATAGCAGAACTCTACTACAGGCTTATAGAGCAAGTATTTTGA
- a CDS encoding aspartate kinase has protein sequence MTAHGVVVAKFGGSLLRDASGYITAAQEVAGLQQKGRRVVVVVSAMKGVTDELIDIVERPSGWEPRLRRIMERYYSAARGAVESERELTNVLGELSRLFDELFKLVWAVKVIGEATPNARAAIVSFGERLSAALMAAVLRSNGIESVWLGGREAGIIAEGDPWEATVDYSSSEEMVREKLNPLIERNVVPVVTGFVAGTREGRTVLLGRGGSDYTATLLGRFLQADEVVLYTDVPGVMTADPRKIRTAKVIERLSFAEAMELALLGAKRMHPKTFEPVMDTDTRIKITMPGANQATIVDNRGGPPPLKAVVVSDDISLVTVTGGGLVGRIGTAAKVTGVAAKLGINILAIMQPITETRISLVVRRRYAEKLATALSEELGYIVSRVEVEEASAVSVVGDGLREPRISSKLVERAAGLGGVKSILWAPGSPILVTFVEPEEAWAIAEQLHEEVVSQWQTG, from the coding sequence ATGACTGCTCATGGGGTGGTAGTGGCGAAGTTTGGCGGATCTCTGCTACGTGACGCGTCAGGATACATAACGGCGGCGCAGGAAGTCGCGGGGCTTCAGCAGAAGGGCCGCCGAGTAGTAGTCGTAGTATCGGCTATGAAGGGTGTGACAGACGAACTGATAGACATCGTTGAGAGGCCCAGTGGCTGGGAGCCCCGGCTCCGGAGGATAATGGAGCGGTACTACTCAGCGGCCCGCGGCGCGGTGGAGAGCGAGAGAGAGCTGACAAACGTACTTGGTGAGCTGAGTAGGCTCTTCGACGAGCTGTTCAAGCTAGTCTGGGCGGTCAAGGTAATAGGCGAAGCGACGCCTAACGCGCGGGCAGCAATAGTATCTTTTGGCGAGAGGCTCTCAGCAGCACTGATGGCGGCAGTACTCCGGAGCAATGGGATAGAGTCCGTGTGGCTAGGAGGCCGCGAGGCGGGCATTATAGCTGAGGGTGACCCCTGGGAGGCCACGGTAGACTACTCGTCCTCCGAGGAGATGGTCCGTGAGAAGCTAAACCCCCTCATAGAGCGTAACGTGGTCCCCGTGGTCACAGGCTTTGTAGCCGGGACCCGTGAGGGCCGCACAGTGCTTCTCGGCCGGGGCGGTAGCGACTACACGGCCACACTACTGGGCCGCTTCCTACAGGCGGACGAGGTTGTTCTCTACACCGACGTGCCAGGCGTGATGACAGCTGACCCACGGAAAATAAGGACAGCCAAGGTGATAGAGAGGCTCAGCTTTGCCGAGGCGATGGAGCTAGCCCTCCTCGGAGCTAAGAGGATGCACCCCAAGACATTCGAGCCAGTAATGGACACGGATACCCGTATAAAGATAACAATGCCTGGCGCGAACCAAGCCACAATAGTAGACAATCGTGGCGGTCCACCACCGCTTAAGGCCGTGGTCGTGAGCGACGACATATCCCTGGTGACAGTCACTGGCGGTGGCCTAGTCGGTAGGATAGGCACTGCAGCAAAAGTCACCGGTGTGGCGGCTAAGCTAGGCATAAACATCCTGGCCATAATGCAGCCTATCACAGAGACAAGGATAAGCCTAGTAGTCCGCCGCCGCTACGCCGAGAAGCTGGCAACAGCCCTCTCCGAGGAGCTAGGGTACATAGTCTCCCGGGTCGAGGTCGAGGAAGCCTCAGCTGTAAGCGTGGTCGGCGACGGCCTCCGCGAGCCCCGTATATCCAGCAAGCTAGTTGAACGCGCTGCCGGGCTCGGGGGCGTAAAGAGCATACTATGGGCCCCCGGGAGCCCGATACTCGTAACATTTGTTGAGCCCGAGGAGGCCTGGGCTATAGCTGAGCAGCTCCACGAGGAGGTGGTCTCACAGTGGCAGACCGGTTAA
- a CDS encoding homoserine dehydrogenase, translating to MTRVLRIGLAGFGNVGRTFVKMLMERRSRLQKLYGFEPTFVFIADSRGVLGSSEGLNWGLVEKALAAPRGGISGLEGGEPGLGVAEALEKYSVDVLVDVTPSRYDSPGEALSWYERVLGSGGAVVAADKAPLATNCQKLLWGSWGKRIFYKATVMAGTPLIDVLRWGLAGRVVARVQGILNGTTNYVLGLVERGMSFEEAVRDAQSRGYAEPDPSADLEGFDIAAKAAIISCTLGVPKTVFEVERLDRVDEDAARRAAEAASRGRRLKYVALVEPEAGRAVVRLVEATPDNPLYRVEGINNAALIETVEAEPITIVGPGAGLSATASALLSDLVAAAYSLGVV from the coding sequence GTGACGCGTGTACTCCGCATCGGGCTAGCAGGGTTCGGTAACGTTGGCAGGACGTTTGTCAAGATGCTCATGGAGCGGCGCTCACGGCTCCAGAAGCTCTACGGCTTCGAGCCAACATTTGTCTTCATAGCTGATAGTAGGGGCGTTCTTGGCTCCAGCGAAGGCTTGAACTGGGGTCTGGTAGAGAAGGCTCTAGCAGCGCCACGTGGTGGTATCTCGGGGCTAGAGGGTGGCGAGCCGGGCCTAGGTGTGGCCGAAGCACTTGAGAAGTATAGCGTGGACGTCCTCGTTGATGTTACACCTAGCCGATACGACTCGCCAGGCGAAGCCCTCTCCTGGTACGAGCGCGTCCTGGGCTCCGGCGGTGCCGTGGTAGCGGCTGACAAGGCTCCTCTGGCTACGAACTGTCAGAAGCTCCTTTGGGGCTCGTGGGGTAAACGCATCTTCTACAAGGCCACAGTAATGGCTGGCACACCGTTGATAGACGTGCTGCGCTGGGGGCTTGCAGGTCGCGTAGTTGCCCGGGTACAGGGGATACTAAACGGCACGACTAACTACGTCCTCGGCCTAGTAGAGCGGGGCATGAGCTTCGAGGAGGCTGTCCGTGACGCGCAGAGCCGGGGTTACGCTGAGCCCGATCCGAGCGCCGACCTCGAGGGCTTCGACATAGCGGCTAAGGCTGCTATAATCTCGTGCACCCTAGGCGTACCGAAGACGGTGTTCGAGGTCGAGCGGCTCGACCGAGTGGATGAGGATGCCGCTCGCCGGGCTGCTGAGGCTGCCTCTCGGGGAAGGAGACTCAAGTATGTAGCGCTGGTCGAGCCTGAGGCGGGGAGAGCTGTGGTTCGGCTGGTCGAGGCTACGCCGGATAACCCGCTCTATAGGGTCGAGGGTATAAACAACGCTGCGCTTATAGAAACCGTGGAGGCCGAGCCCATAACCATCGTGGGCCCTGGAGCCGGGCTCTCGGCAACAGCGTCTGCCCTGCTCAGCGATCTAGTCGCAGCGGCATACTCGCTAGGGGTGGTATAG
- a CDS encoding RNA ligase partner protein yields the protein MAEKRLQRPLRIYVLDTSAVTDPRLRNVLGAGSLDEAIRVLADLLARARLHYGLEIYMPPSVYEEARRFLLANGVTLQGFEMLATWITIKPPARHEISIPASIMREYVEEMRNRLMRGLRVAEEHVRRAFEAGGMYPSEVSDRGARREKLGALIRGLRERYREATRHGVLDSVEDLDAVLLALETQGVLVTNDEGVRKFAETLGIVSIDPMRFIGLLKGLLRHVDRDAEDVGEAERVAAEAEAQLE from the coding sequence ATGGCTGAGAAGAGGCTACAGCGACCGCTAAGGATCTACGTGCTCGATACCAGTGCTGTTACTGATCCAAGGCTGCGAAATGTGCTGGGAGCTGGTAGCCTAGACGAGGCTATACGTGTCTTGGCAGACCTCTTGGCCAGGGCTAGACTCCATTATGGCCTCGAGATATACATGCCGCCGAGCGTCTACGAGGAGGCGCGGCGCTTCCTGCTAGCCAATGGTGTCACGCTACAAGGCTTTGAGATGCTAGCCACATGGATAACAATAAAGCCGCCGGCGCGGCACGAGATAAGCATTCCGGCCTCCATTATGAGGGAGTACGTCGAGGAGATGCGCAATAGGCTGATGAGGGGACTACGAGTAGCAGAGGAGCACGTTCGCCGTGCCTTCGAGGCTGGCGGCATGTATCCTAGCGAGGTATCGGACCGTGGTGCTCGTCGCGAGAAGCTAGGCGCCCTGATAAGGGGTCTACGGGAGCGGTACCGTGAGGCTACCCGCCATGGTGTACTAGACAGTGTGGAGGATCTTGATGCAGTACTGTTAGCGCTTGAGACACAAGGCGTGTTGGTGACTAACGATGAAGGTGTGAGGAAGTTTGCTGAAACCCTGGGCATAGTCTCGATAGACCCTATGAGGTTTATTGGCCTCCTAAAGGGCCTCCTTCGCCACGTCGACAGGGACGCGGAGGATGTTGGAGAGGCAGAGCGTGTAGCCGCTGAGGCTGAAGCTCAGCTAGAGTAA
- a CDS encoding bacteriohemerythrin, with product MTAPVAERPYVTANIAQNSQILADDAFLNQLMSATENVRRLETRLSGTHGQLRDLIRSLGLETGFYLVLVELGNISARILVHNGIITAAEAAVEGQRLSGPNAVKLLDDEASDEAVIAIARLRPYLYQWSPKMTVYVKGIDLQHRQLVRAVNNLYLSLLSGKPRSVLQGILDFLAEYTVFHFRSEERFFEKHGYPRAEQHRLEHRKFVERIEDFRMKYRTGEARLNIDMLMFLADWIRGHIMKSDKDYGEWLKRQGVVKTV from the coding sequence ATGACAGCCCCAGTAGCTGAGAGACCATATGTTACAGCCAACATAGCCCAGAATTCACAGATACTCGCAGACGATGCTTTTCTAAACCAACTCATGAGTGCTACTGAGAATGTCAGGCGACTCGAGACAAGGCTATCTGGAACCCATGGACAACTACGAGATCTCATACGTAGCCTCGGACTCGAAACTGGTTTCTACCTCGTGCTAGTAGAACTCGGCAACATATCTGCAAGGATACTAGTACATAACGGCATTATAACCGCCGCCGAGGCAGCAGTCGAAGGACAAAGACTCTCAGGGCCCAATGCCGTAAAACTCCTTGACGACGAGGCCTCAGACGAGGCTGTAATAGCCATAGCTAGGCTCCGTCCATACCTCTATCAGTGGAGCCCTAAGATGACCGTCTACGTCAAGGGCATAGATCTACAGCACCGGCAGCTCGTACGGGCTGTCAACAACCTCTACCTCTCCTTGCTCTCGGGTAAACCTCGTAGCGTGCTACAAGGCATTCTAGACTTCCTAGCCGAGTACACGGTATTCCACTTTAGGAGTGAGGAGAGATTCTTCGAGAAGCACGGCTATCCACGGGCCGAACAGCACCGGTTAGAGCACCGAAAATTCGTAGAGAGGATAGAGGACTTCCGGATGAAATACCGGACGGGTGAAGCGAGACTCAACATAGACATGTTGATGTTCCTCGCTGACTGGATACGGGGCCATATAATGAAGAGCGATAAAGACTATGGTGAGTGGCTGAAGCGCCAGGGAGTAGTCAAAACCGTCTAG
- a CDS encoding RNA ligase, with translation MTWIHSPESWMLDVVAEALGIDRERVEHLARHRTIRYRVFRGILYASLRREVAGHPEGTVIVFGRGWWRLIPGYPSIQRMVLPSVALPRHFVDKIVVEEKLNGYNVRVALIDDRIIAVTRGGFICPYTTSRLERIMGNQLKDMLRELGPEEHVAAGEVIGLENPYTRYFYPEAPRFGYFVFDVFREGKPLPPGWRDEVTEKHGVPHVPVLGVLDKNDIEGFKKIVERLNQEGREGVIVKDPEYRVPPLKYTTPATNIGDIRYGMRFFMEEGRGFLFSRLLREIFRVYEEGLTGPRLDALALELGRAALQPAIETVKKVAAGDMVYEEFELEFASRSELEEFMDYMQGLGVDLVLVEIREENGLLKTRIRKMKETWLQVRKMLETGLTPID, from the coding sequence TTGACTTGGATACATAGCCCGGAGTCCTGGATGCTTGATGTTGTTGCAGAAGCACTCGGCATCGACAGAGAGCGTGTAGAGCATCTGGCCCGGCACAGGACGATAAGATACCGGGTGTTCCGTGGCATCCTCTACGCGTCCCTACGCCGCGAGGTTGCAGGGCACCCTGAAGGCACTGTCATAGTGTTTGGGAGGGGATGGTGGAGGCTAATCCCCGGCTACCCTTCGATACAGCGTATGGTTCTTCCTAGCGTAGCTCTTCCACGTCACTTCGTAGACAAAATAGTGGTTGAGGAGAAGCTGAACGGCTACAACGTGAGGGTGGCCCTCATAGACGACCGGATAATAGCGGTGACGCGGGGCGGTTTCATCTGTCCCTACACCACCTCTCGGCTAGAGCGTATAATGGGCAACCAGCTGAAGGATATGCTCCGCGAGCTCGGCCCTGAGGAGCACGTGGCAGCGGGGGAGGTCATAGGGCTGGAGAACCCCTATACGAGGTACTTCTACCCCGAAGCTCCACGCTTCGGCTACTTTGTATTCGATGTATTCCGTGAAGGCAAGCCGCTCCCCCCAGGCTGGCGTGACGAAGTGACGGAGAAACACGGAGTCCCCCATGTCCCTGTGCTAGGGGTGCTAGACAAGAACGATATCGAGGGGTTCAAGAAGATAGTAGAGAGGCTGAACCAGGAGGGCCGCGAAGGAGTAATAGTCAAGGATCCCGAGTACCGGGTACCCCCGCTCAAGTACACAACACCAGCCACGAACATAGGCGATATAAGATACGGTATGAGGTTCTTCATGGAGGAGGGGCGTGGCTTCCTATTCTCTAGGCTGCTCCGCGAGATATTCCGGGTTTACGAGGAGGGGCTTACTGGGCCGAGACTCGATGCGCTCGCCCTAGAGCTGGGCCGGGCAGCGTTACAGCCGGCGATAGAGACCGTGAAGAAGGTCGCAGCCGGGGACATGGTTTACGAGGAGTTTGAGCTAGAGTTCGCCAGCCGCAGCGAACTAGAGGAGTTCATGGACTATATGCAGGGGCTCGGGGTGGACTTGGTCCTCGTCGAGATACGGGAGGAAAATGGCCTGCTGAAAACACGTATAAGAAAGATGAAAGAGACTTGGCTACAAGTGCGCAAGATGCTCGAGACCGGCTTAACACCAATCGACTAA
- a CDS encoding heavy metal-binding domain-containing protein, whose product MSEDVLLLSIEQPVGYQVKELKGLIYASRPISLTVAGLEAELDVILEKLRHDAKKMGANAVLGLRIETRRVVGVGGEWVLLLAYGTAAVIEKEKQA is encoded by the coding sequence ATGTCAGAGGATGTACTACTACTTAGTATCGAGCAGCCAGTAGGCTACCAGGTTAAGGAGCTAAAGGGACTCATCTACGCATCAAGGCCGATAAGCCTTACAGTAGCAGGACTAGAGGCCGAGCTGGACGTTATCCTCGAGAAACTAAGACATGATGCCAAGAAGATGGGTGCCAACGCGGTGCTAGGGCTCAGAATAGAGACACGCCGCGTAGTAGGTGTAGGTGGCGAGTGGGTATTGTTGCTAGCATATGGCACAGCAGCTGTTATAGAGAAGGAAAAGCAAGCATAA
- a CDS encoding (Fe-S)-binding protein, with protein sequence MALKMPGVRQSGLQAMLSEAEEIAREALATCSRCLVCLAGCTSYRATRDPRLSPPRRLQVAARILLGDKPSEEDLYTLYTCSMCGACTALCPYGIEIWRLVHAAKMRLSLEGKALKSIEQVAVNGSRSGHSFTVDPSEPRRVLEEAARKAGVEPGGPGEALYVPSPFETTLYPDRLTETLKLLRGIGVEVTVSPSALDLGGNVAVDAARPDIGAEMLEKVIEEAKRLGAKTVIMSACGADIKLVHIAEKYGLTRLGGIEFVDVFTLVYKRAPSSVLKPDEEDKNAVLFTSCGFCRFGYSYACPIVTKLSGARRMKDKPPYTFCCGGGGGVNYVREKPFVETRNKVYRWRANRVMSHNVREVVTPCIKCYTVLQHGLLLARGLGKVRVTMLTTALLRRLEKRA encoded by the coding sequence ATGGCGTTAAAGATGCCCGGGGTTAGGCAAAGCGGCCTACAAGCAATGCTCTCTGAGGCAGAGGAGATTGCACGAGAAGCACTGGCAACTTGTAGTCGGTGCCTAGTATGTCTAGCAGGATGCACATCATATCGAGCCACTAGGGACCCTCGTTTATCGCCGCCTCGACGCCTACAAGTAGCAGCCCGCATTCTCCTAGGTGATAAACCATCTGAGGAAGACCTCTACACCCTCTATACTTGCAGCATGTGCGGCGCATGTACAGCTCTGTGTCCATACGGCATAGAGATCTGGAGGCTAGTACATGCAGCAAAGATGAGGCTGAGTCTTGAAGGCAAAGCATTGAAGAGTATAGAGCAGGTAGCGGTCAACGGGAGCCGGTCTGGCCACAGCTTCACCGTAGACCCTAGTGAGCCTCGCCGCGTCCTTGAGGAGGCTGCTCGTAAGGCTGGCGTCGAGCCGGGCGGCCCTGGAGAAGCCCTATACGTGCCCTCACCATTCGAGACCACGCTCTACCCTGACAGGCTTACTGAGACGCTCAAGTTACTACGGGGCATAGGTGTAGAGGTGACGGTTTCTCCTAGTGCCCTCGACCTAGGCGGCAATGTAGCGGTTGACGCCGCGAGACCGGACATAGGTGCAGAAATGCTCGAGAAAGTTATCGAGGAGGCCAAGAGGCTAGGTGCAAAGACTGTTATAATGTCGGCTTGTGGTGCCGACATAAAACTTGTACACATAGCTGAGAAGTATGGACTTACAAGACTAGGAGGGATAGAATTCGTAGACGTATTCACACTAGTCTATAAACGTGCCCCCAGCAGTGTACTCAAGCCTGACGAGGAGGATAAGAATGCTGTACTCTTCACGAGCTGTGGCTTCTGCCGCTTCGGCTACAGCTATGCATGCCCCATAGTGACGAAGCTATCTGGTGCTAGACGGATGAAGGATAAACCGCCGTACACATTCTGCTGCGGCGGCGGGGGCGGCGTCAACTATGTCCGCGAGAAGCCATTCGTCGAGACACGTAACAAGGTGTACCGCTGGAGAGCAAACAGAGTAATGAGTCACAACGTACGCGAAGTCGTTACGCCATGCATTAAGTGCTATACCGTGCTCCAGCATGGCCTCCTCCTAGCCCGGGGCCTAGGCAAGGTAAGAGTCACTATGCTGACGACAGCTCTTCTAAGGAGACTGGAGAAGAGAGCCTAG
- a CDS encoding cytochrome c biogenesis protein CcdA, whose amino-acid sequence MTGILAKLFGLAALDSINPCTFYIYTVLLLSVSIREKSSRAVLATGLAFIAGVYLGYLALGLGIASAVAVLPTWLLALAAAVYGVYIIVAGLYELRGRRRPGPQRPGGRLAPRALRTASRVGAFGLGLLLSFTLLPCSGGPLVAFIALASAEGYSGLLVLPLLLLYNLVFVAPLIAIGLAAAAAYRVERVQQAIARAAPYASIAAGLALIAVAVYIYIAY is encoded by the coding sequence TTGACGGGGATTTTGGCCAAGCTTTTTGGACTAGCTGCATTGGATAGTATAAACCCTTGTACGTTCTACATCTACACAGTCCTGCTTCTCTCAGTCTCAATACGGGAGAAGAGTAGCCGGGCGGTACTAGCCACGGGTCTAGCATTCATAGCGGGCGTCTACCTTGGCTACTTGGCGCTGGGCCTCGGCATAGCAAGCGCTGTAGCAGTGCTCCCCACATGGCTTCTCGCACTAGCAGCCGCAGTCTACGGCGTCTACATCATAGTGGCTGGGCTCTACGAGTTACGGGGCAGGAGGCGTCCCGGCCCCCAGAGGCCTGGTGGGAGACTCGCGCCGAGGGCTCTGCGCACAGCTAGCCGGGTAGGCGCGTTCGGGTTAGGCTTGTTGCTCTCATTTACACTATTGCCATGCAGCGGCGGCCCTCTCGTAGCATTCATAGCACTAGCGAGTGCCGAGGGCTATAGTGGCCTTCTAGTACTCCCCTTGTTGCTACTCTACAATCTAGTCTTCGTGGCCCCACTTATAGCAATAGGACTAGCAGCAGCTGCGGCCTACCGTGTCGAAAGAGTACAGCAAGCCATAGCTCGCGCCGCACCATACGCCTCCATAGCAGCTGGACTAGCGCTCATAGCAGTAGCAGTATACATATACATCGCTTACTAA
- a CDS encoding DUF4258 domain-containing protein yields the protein MVVLSPLYSLHVSKHARERMEERRVSLDEVIEALEDPVQIVYDEENDVYLALGSNEIAVVYAARGRVVEIVTVLRRQEYEALVGRLQGRRYKVVY from the coding sequence ATGGTGGTGCTATCGCCGCTTTACAGTCTACATGTATCGAAACATGCACGGGAAAGAATGGAAGAGAGAAGGGTCAGCCTAGATGAAGTTATAGAGGCTCTAGAGGACCCTGTGCAGATAGTCTATGACGAGGAGAATGATGTCTATCTTGCCCTCGGTTCGAATGAAATAGCTGTAGTGTATGCTGCACGCGGCAGAGTTGTAGAGATAGTGACCGTACTGCGTCGGCAGGAGTATGAAGCGCTTGTAGGGCGGCTACAAGGCCGCCGCTATAAGGTCGTATACTAG